From one Cyprinus carpio isolate SPL01 chromosome B3, ASM1834038v1, whole genome shotgun sequence genomic stretch:
- the LOC109049573 gene encoding histone H3.3A: MARTKQTARKSTGGKAPRKQLATKAARKSAPSTGGVKKPHRYRPGTVALREIRRYQKSTELLIRKLPFQRLVREIAQDFKTDLRFQSAAIGALQEASEAYLVGLFEDTNLCAIHAKRVTIMPKDIQLARRIRGERA, translated from the exons ATGGCTCGTACAAAGCAGACCGCGCGTAAATCAACCGGAGGAAAGGCGCCAAGAAAACAGCTGGCGACCAAAGCCGCTCGGAAGAGCGCGCCCTCTACCGGCGGAGTCAAGAAGCCGCACAGATACAG gcCTGGAACTGTTGCTCTGCGAGAGATTCGCCGTTATCAGAAGTCAACGGAGTTGCTCATCCGCAAGCTGCCCTTTCAGCGTCTGGTTCGGGAGATCGCACAGGACTTCAAAACCGATCTGAGGTTCCAGAGTGCAGCCATCGGTGCACTTCAG gaagcAAGTGAAGCCTACCTTGTCGGTCTGTTTGAGGACACTAACTTGTGCGCCATTCATGCCAAGAGAGTCACAATCATGCCCAAGGATATCCAGCTTGCAAGGCGAATCAGAGGAGAGAGGGCCTAA